One genomic window of Pelodiscus sinensis isolate JC-2024 chromosome 14, ASM4963464v1, whole genome shotgun sequence includes the following:
- the LOC102448632 gene encoding lamin-B3-like isoform X1 encodes MAAAVSSTPAGSGRALRRSAALSPLSPTRLSRLQEKEELQQLNDRLAAYIDRVRALEADKSALQLRLAEQEEGSSRELGNLRLRYETELADARKALDGIAIERATLQVELGKLSEEHRQLHARNTKKEADLNLAQARVRDLDAQLNSKEADLATALSGKRSLEGDLQELKDQIVTLKLALEDTKKHLHSEMLKRVDLENQMKTLQEQMTFQKRLHEDELKETKRFHESRIAEIESGRQREFESKLSDVLQGLRKEHEDQIQEYKDGLERTFSAKIENAQLSAAKNSDFANAAREELMETKMRVDSLTSQLNHYQNQNSALENRLRELQETLDYDRDLHRRHMAEKDKEMAQTRRQMQAQLEEYEHLLDVKLALDLEINAYRKMLEGEEQRLKLPSSPSSQSVAIQATTSHGRRFLHGKKRKLKESQKGEHSVSFKTVQHVSCSGNVSIEEIDTEGKFVKLKNNLDEDQSLNGCVLRRRLGSLSEIIYRFPARFVLQGGQVVTIWGADAGVNQSPSDLVWKSQKSWGTGDNISVTLINADGEETAERKIIRVPREESGGEREDECDEEEITGSETELRRRREDFASMLCLKMYTPPEPLRTTPLLPAWLCLTGGVVGC; translated from the exons ATGGCCGCGGCGGTGTCCTCCACTCCCGCAGGCAGCGGGCGAGCTCTGCGCCGCTCGGCCGCCCTGTCCCCGCTCAGCCCGACCCGGCTCAGCCggctgcaggagaaggaggagctgcagcagctcaaTGACCGCCTGGCCGCCTACATCGACCGGGTGCGGGCCCTGGAGGCCGATAAATCCGCGCTGCAGCTGCGGCTGGcggagcaggaggaagggagcagccgggagctgggcaaCTTGCGGCTCCGCTATGAGACCGAGCTGGCCGATGCTCGTAAGGCGCTGGACGGCATCGCTATCGAGCGGGCCACGCTGCAGGTGGAGCTGGGCAAGCTCAGCGAGGAGCACCGGCAGCTGCACGCCAG GAACACTAAAAAAGAAGCTGACTTGAACCTGGCACAGGCTCGTGTAAGAGACCTTGATGCTCAGCTGAACTCCAAGGAAGCTGACTTAGCAACAGCTTTGAGTGGAAAAAGAAGTTTGGAGGGTGACCTTCAAGAGTTAAAGGATCAAATAGTCACT cTTAAGTTGGCATTGGAAGATACCAAAAAGCATCTCCATAGTGAAATGTTGAAGAGAGTGGACCTGGAAAACCAAATGAAAACTCTGCAAGAACAAATGACATTCCAGAAACGCCTGCATGAAGAT gaGCTCAAGGAAACCAAAAGATTCCATGAGAGCAGGATAGCAGAAATAGAATCTGGCCGTCAGAGGGAATTTGAGAGCAAACTTTCAGATGTTTTGCAAGGACTCAGAAAGGAGCATGAAGACCAAATTCAAGAATACAAAGATGGCTTGGAGCGCACATTCAGTGCCAAA ATCGAGAATGCCCAGCTTTCTGCTGCCAAAAATAGTGACTTTGCCAATGCTGCTCGGGAGGAGCTGATGGAAACAAAGATGAGAGTTGACAGTCTGACATCCCAGCTTAACCATTATCAAAACCAG AATTCTGCACTCGAGAACAGACTAAGAGAGTTACAGGAGACCCTGGATTATGACCGTGACCTGCATCGAAGACATATGGCTGAAAAAGATAAAGAAATGGCACAAACTCGGCGGCAGATGCAAGCACAGTTGGAAGAATATGAGCATCTATTAGATGTGAAACTAGCTCTAGATCTGGAAATAAATGCCTACAGAAAGATGCTGGAAGGAGAAGAACAGAG ACTAAAACTGCCATCTAGTCCATCTTCCCAAAGTGTTGCAATCCAGGCAACAACCAGCCACGGGCGTCGCTTCCTGcatggaaaaaagagaaaactgaaagaatcCCAAAAGGGAGAGCACAGTGTCAGCTTCAAGACTGTTCAGCATGTGTCTTGCTCAGGAAATGTGTCCATAGAAGAAATTGACACAGAAGGGAAATTTGTCAAGCTTAAAAACAACTTGGATGAG GATCAGTCTCTAAACGGATGCGTACTAAGACGAAGACTTGGAAGTTTGTCTGAAATAATATACAGATTCCCTGCTCGGTTTGTCCTTCAGGGAGGCCAAGTAGTCACA atCTGGGGTGCTGATGCTGGTGTAAACCAAAGTCCTAGTGATCTAGTTTGGAAATCTCAGAAGTCTTGGGGAACTGGGGATAACATTAGTGTTACACTTATAAATGCTGATGGAGAG GAGACTGCTGAGCGGAAAATCATACGTGTACCCAGAGAAGAAAGTGGTGGTGAACGGGAAGATGAGTGTGACGAAGAAGAAATAACGGGGAGTGAAACGGAGTTGCGTCGTCGG AGAGAGGACTTTGCCTCCATGCTCTGCTTGAAAATGTATACCCCTCCTGAGCCCCTCAGGACAACCCCCCTCCTTCCAGCATGGCTATGTCTCACAGGAGGAGTAGTGGGCTGCTGA
- the LOC102448632 gene encoding lamin-B3-like isoform X2, which translates to MAAAVSSTPAGSGRALRRSAALSPLSPTRLSRLQEKEELQQLNDRLAAYIDRVRALEADKSALQLRLAEQEEGSSRELGNLRLRYETELADARKALDGIAIERATLQVELGKLSEEHRQLHARNTKKEADLNLAQARVRDLDAQLNSKEADLATALSGKRSLEGDLQELKDQIVTLKLALEDTKKHLHSEMLKRVDLENQMKTLQEQMTFQKRLHEDELKETKRFHESRIAEIESGRQREFESKLSDVLQGLRKEHEDQIQEYKDGLERTFSAKIENAQLSAAKNSDFANAAREELMETKMRVDSLTSQLNHYQNQNSALENRLRELQETLDYDRDLHRRHMAEKDKEMAQTRRQMQAQLEEYEHLLDVKLALDLEINAYRKMLEGEEQRLKLPSSPSSQSVAIQATTSHGRRFLHGKKRKLKESQKGEHSVSFKTVQHVSCSGNVSIEEIDTEGKFVKLKNNLDEDQSLNGCVLRRRLGSLSEIIYRFPARFVLQGGQVVTIWGADAGVNQSPSDLVWKSQKSWGTGDNISVTLINADGEETAERKIIRVPREESGGEREDECDEEEITGSETELRRRSLQQNEDPSCCVM; encoded by the exons ATGGCCGCGGCGGTGTCCTCCACTCCCGCAGGCAGCGGGCGAGCTCTGCGCCGCTCGGCCGCCCTGTCCCCGCTCAGCCCGACCCGGCTCAGCCggctgcaggagaaggaggagctgcagcagctcaaTGACCGCCTGGCCGCCTACATCGACCGGGTGCGGGCCCTGGAGGCCGATAAATCCGCGCTGCAGCTGCGGCTGGcggagcaggaggaagggagcagccgggagctgggcaaCTTGCGGCTCCGCTATGAGACCGAGCTGGCCGATGCTCGTAAGGCGCTGGACGGCATCGCTATCGAGCGGGCCACGCTGCAGGTGGAGCTGGGCAAGCTCAGCGAGGAGCACCGGCAGCTGCACGCCAG GAACACTAAAAAAGAAGCTGACTTGAACCTGGCACAGGCTCGTGTAAGAGACCTTGATGCTCAGCTGAACTCCAAGGAAGCTGACTTAGCAACAGCTTTGAGTGGAAAAAGAAGTTTGGAGGGTGACCTTCAAGAGTTAAAGGATCAAATAGTCACT cTTAAGTTGGCATTGGAAGATACCAAAAAGCATCTCCATAGTGAAATGTTGAAGAGAGTGGACCTGGAAAACCAAATGAAAACTCTGCAAGAACAAATGACATTCCAGAAACGCCTGCATGAAGAT gaGCTCAAGGAAACCAAAAGATTCCATGAGAGCAGGATAGCAGAAATAGAATCTGGCCGTCAGAGGGAATTTGAGAGCAAACTTTCAGATGTTTTGCAAGGACTCAGAAAGGAGCATGAAGACCAAATTCAAGAATACAAAGATGGCTTGGAGCGCACATTCAGTGCCAAA ATCGAGAATGCCCAGCTTTCTGCTGCCAAAAATAGTGACTTTGCCAATGCTGCTCGGGAGGAGCTGATGGAAACAAAGATGAGAGTTGACAGTCTGACATCCCAGCTTAACCATTATCAAAACCAG AATTCTGCACTCGAGAACAGACTAAGAGAGTTACAGGAGACCCTGGATTATGACCGTGACCTGCATCGAAGACATATGGCTGAAAAAGATAAAGAAATGGCACAAACTCGGCGGCAGATGCAAGCACAGTTGGAAGAATATGAGCATCTATTAGATGTGAAACTAGCTCTAGATCTGGAAATAAATGCCTACAGAAAGATGCTGGAAGGAGAAGAACAGAG ACTAAAACTGCCATCTAGTCCATCTTCCCAAAGTGTTGCAATCCAGGCAACAACCAGCCACGGGCGTCGCTTCCTGcatggaaaaaagagaaaactgaaagaatcCCAAAAGGGAGAGCACAGTGTCAGCTTCAAGACTGTTCAGCATGTGTCTTGCTCAGGAAATGTGTCCATAGAAGAAATTGACACAGAAGGGAAATTTGTCAAGCTTAAAAACAACTTGGATGAG GATCAGTCTCTAAACGGATGCGTACTAAGACGAAGACTTGGAAGTTTGTCTGAAATAATATACAGATTCCCTGCTCGGTTTGTCCTTCAGGGAGGCCAAGTAGTCACA atCTGGGGTGCTGATGCTGGTGTAAACCAAAGTCCTAGTGATCTAGTTTGGAAATCTCAGAAGTCTTGGGGAACTGGGGATAACATTAGTGTTACACTTATAAATGCTGATGGAGAG GAGACTGCTGAGCGGAAAATCATACGTGTACCCAGAGAAGAAAGTGGTGGTGAACGGGAAGATGAGTGTGACGAAGAAGAAATAACGGGGAGTGAAACGGAGTTGCGTCGTCGG AGTCTCCAGCAAAATGAAGATCCTAGCTGTTGTGTCATGTAA
- the LOC102448632 gene encoding lamin-B3-like isoform X4: MLKRVDLENQMKTLQEQMTFQKRLHEDELKETKRFHESRIAEIESGRQREFESKLSDVLQGLRKEHEDQIQEYKDGLERTFSAKIENAQLSAAKNSDFANAAREELMETKMRVDSLTSQLNHYQNQNSALENRLRELQETLDYDRDLHRRHMAEKDKEMAQTRRQMQAQLEEYEHLLDVKLALDLEINAYRKMLEGEEQRLKLPSSPSSQSVAIQATTSHGRRFLHGKKRKLKESQKGEHSVSFKTVQHVSCSGNVSIEEIDTEGKFVKLKNNLDEDQSLNGCVLRRRLGSLSEIIYRFPARFVLQGGQVVTIWGADAGVNQSPSDLVWKSQKSWGTGDNISVTLINADGEETAERKIIRVPREESGGEREDECDEEEITGSETELRRRREDFASMLCLKMYTPPEPLRTTPLLPAWLCLTGGVVGC; encoded by the exons ATGTTGAAGAGAGTGGACCTGGAAAACCAAATGAAAACTCTGCAAGAACAAATGACATTCCAGAAACGCCTGCATGAAGAT gaGCTCAAGGAAACCAAAAGATTCCATGAGAGCAGGATAGCAGAAATAGAATCTGGCCGTCAGAGGGAATTTGAGAGCAAACTTTCAGATGTTTTGCAAGGACTCAGAAAGGAGCATGAAGACCAAATTCAAGAATACAAAGATGGCTTGGAGCGCACATTCAGTGCCAAA ATCGAGAATGCCCAGCTTTCTGCTGCCAAAAATAGTGACTTTGCCAATGCTGCTCGGGAGGAGCTGATGGAAACAAAGATGAGAGTTGACAGTCTGACATCCCAGCTTAACCATTATCAAAACCAG AATTCTGCACTCGAGAACAGACTAAGAGAGTTACAGGAGACCCTGGATTATGACCGTGACCTGCATCGAAGACATATGGCTGAAAAAGATAAAGAAATGGCACAAACTCGGCGGCAGATGCAAGCACAGTTGGAAGAATATGAGCATCTATTAGATGTGAAACTAGCTCTAGATCTGGAAATAAATGCCTACAGAAAGATGCTGGAAGGAGAAGAACAGAG ACTAAAACTGCCATCTAGTCCATCTTCCCAAAGTGTTGCAATCCAGGCAACAACCAGCCACGGGCGTCGCTTCCTGcatggaaaaaagagaaaactgaaagaatcCCAAAAGGGAGAGCACAGTGTCAGCTTCAAGACTGTTCAGCATGTGTCTTGCTCAGGAAATGTGTCCATAGAAGAAATTGACACAGAAGGGAAATTTGTCAAGCTTAAAAACAACTTGGATGAG GATCAGTCTCTAAACGGATGCGTACTAAGACGAAGACTTGGAAGTTTGTCTGAAATAATATACAGATTCCCTGCTCGGTTTGTCCTTCAGGGAGGCCAAGTAGTCACA atCTGGGGTGCTGATGCTGGTGTAAACCAAAGTCCTAGTGATCTAGTTTGGAAATCTCAGAAGTCTTGGGGAACTGGGGATAACATTAGTGTTACACTTATAAATGCTGATGGAGAG GAGACTGCTGAGCGGAAAATCATACGTGTACCCAGAGAAGAAAGTGGTGGTGAACGGGAAGATGAGTGTGACGAAGAAGAAATAACGGGGAGTGAAACGGAGTTGCGTCGTCGG AGAGAGGACTTTGCCTCCATGCTCTGCTTGAAAATGTATACCCCTCCTGAGCCCCTCAGGACAACCCCCCTCCTTCCAGCATGGCTATGTCTCACAGGAGGAGTAGTGGGCTGCTGA
- the LOC102448632 gene encoding lamin-B3-like isoform X3 — MAAAVSSTPAGSGRALRRSAALSPLSPTRLSRLQEKEELQQLNDRLAAYIDRVRALEADKSALQLRLAEQEEGSSRELGNLRLRYETELADARKALDGIAIERATLQVELGKLSEEHRQLHARNTKKEADLNLAQARVRDLDAQLNSKEADLATALSGKRSLEGDLQELKDQIVTLKLALEDTKKHLHSEMLKRVDLENQMKTLQEQMTFQKRLHEDELKETKRFHESRIAEIESGRQREFESKLSDVLQGLRKEHEDQIQEYKDGLERTFSAKIENAQLSAAKNSDFANAAREELMETKMRVDSLTSQLNHYQNQNSALENRLRELQETLDYDRDLHRRHMAEKDKEMAQTRRQMQAQLEEYEHLLDVKLALDLEINAYRKMLEGEEQRLKLPSSPSSQSVAIQATTSHGRRFLHGKKRKLKESQKGEHSVSFKTVQHVSCSGNVSIEEIDTEGKFVKLKNNLDEDQSLNGCVLRRRLGSLSEIIYRFPARFVLQGGQVVTIWGADAGVNQSPSDLVWKSQKSWGTGDNISVTLINADGEETAERKIIRVPREESGGEREDECDEEEITGSETELRRRTKRRKKKCCLVS, encoded by the exons ATGGCCGCGGCGGTGTCCTCCACTCCCGCAGGCAGCGGGCGAGCTCTGCGCCGCTCGGCCGCCCTGTCCCCGCTCAGCCCGACCCGGCTCAGCCggctgcaggagaaggaggagctgcagcagctcaaTGACCGCCTGGCCGCCTACATCGACCGGGTGCGGGCCCTGGAGGCCGATAAATCCGCGCTGCAGCTGCGGCTGGcggagcaggaggaagggagcagccgggagctgggcaaCTTGCGGCTCCGCTATGAGACCGAGCTGGCCGATGCTCGTAAGGCGCTGGACGGCATCGCTATCGAGCGGGCCACGCTGCAGGTGGAGCTGGGCAAGCTCAGCGAGGAGCACCGGCAGCTGCACGCCAG GAACACTAAAAAAGAAGCTGACTTGAACCTGGCACAGGCTCGTGTAAGAGACCTTGATGCTCAGCTGAACTCCAAGGAAGCTGACTTAGCAACAGCTTTGAGTGGAAAAAGAAGTTTGGAGGGTGACCTTCAAGAGTTAAAGGATCAAATAGTCACT cTTAAGTTGGCATTGGAAGATACCAAAAAGCATCTCCATAGTGAAATGTTGAAGAGAGTGGACCTGGAAAACCAAATGAAAACTCTGCAAGAACAAATGACATTCCAGAAACGCCTGCATGAAGAT gaGCTCAAGGAAACCAAAAGATTCCATGAGAGCAGGATAGCAGAAATAGAATCTGGCCGTCAGAGGGAATTTGAGAGCAAACTTTCAGATGTTTTGCAAGGACTCAGAAAGGAGCATGAAGACCAAATTCAAGAATACAAAGATGGCTTGGAGCGCACATTCAGTGCCAAA ATCGAGAATGCCCAGCTTTCTGCTGCCAAAAATAGTGACTTTGCCAATGCTGCTCGGGAGGAGCTGATGGAAACAAAGATGAGAGTTGACAGTCTGACATCCCAGCTTAACCATTATCAAAACCAG AATTCTGCACTCGAGAACAGACTAAGAGAGTTACAGGAGACCCTGGATTATGACCGTGACCTGCATCGAAGACATATGGCTGAAAAAGATAAAGAAATGGCACAAACTCGGCGGCAGATGCAAGCACAGTTGGAAGAATATGAGCATCTATTAGATGTGAAACTAGCTCTAGATCTGGAAATAAATGCCTACAGAAAGATGCTGGAAGGAGAAGAACAGAG ACTAAAACTGCCATCTAGTCCATCTTCCCAAAGTGTTGCAATCCAGGCAACAACCAGCCACGGGCGTCGCTTCCTGcatggaaaaaagagaaaactgaaagaatcCCAAAAGGGAGAGCACAGTGTCAGCTTCAAGACTGTTCAGCATGTGTCTTGCTCAGGAAATGTGTCCATAGAAGAAATTGACACAGAAGGGAAATTTGTCAAGCTTAAAAACAACTTGGATGAG GATCAGTCTCTAAACGGATGCGTACTAAGACGAAGACTTGGAAGTTTGTCTGAAATAATATACAGATTCCCTGCTCGGTTTGTCCTTCAGGGAGGCCAAGTAGTCACA atCTGGGGTGCTGATGCTGGTGTAAACCAAAGTCCTAGTGATCTAGTTTGGAAATCTCAGAAGTCTTGGGGAACTGGGGATAACATTAGTGTTACACTTATAAATGCTGATGGAGAG GAGACTGCTGAGCGGAAAATCATACGTGTACCCAGAGAAGAAAGTGGTGGTGAACGGGAAGATGAGTGTGACGAAGAAGAAATAACGGGGAGTGAAACGGAGTTGCGTCGTCGG accaaaagaagaaaaaagaaatgttgTTTGGTGTCATGA